TCCTCTGCTCCCCTGCTCCCCTGCTCCCCTGCTCCCCTGCTCCCCTGCTCCCCTGCTTCTTCTTCACTGTCAACTGTCACCTTATAACTGATAACTTATAACTGATAACTGTTTATGCGCTCTGTTCAATCTAATCAATTTGACTACGTAAAAATCGGCATAGCTTCACCAGAACGCATCCGGGCTTGGGGTGAAAGAACTTTACCTAATGGTCAGGTGGTGGGAGAGGTGACAAAACCAGAAACCATCAACTACCGGACTCTAAAGCCGGAGATGGATGGTTTGTTTTGTGAGCGGATATTTGGACCGGCGAAGGACTGGGAATGCCACTGCGGTAAATATAAGAGGGTGCGTCACAGAGGCATTGTCTGTGAACGGTGTGGAGTTGAGGTAACAGAGTCACGAGTGCGGCGGCACAGAATGGGCTTTATTAAGCTGGCAGCACCGGTGGCTCATGTGTGGTATCTCAAGGGCATCCCCAGCTATATCGCCATTTTGTTAGATATGCCTTTGCGGGATGTGGAACAAATTGTTTATTTCAACTCCTACTGTGTGCTGGCTCCGGGTAATGCGGATACTCTCACCTACAAACAACTGTTGAGTGAAGACCAGTGGTTAGAAATTGAGGATGCTATCTACAGTGAAGATTCGCTGCTGGTGGGAGTTGAGGTGGGCATTGGGGCTGAGGCGCTGCTGCGACTGTTGGCAGATATTAACTTAGAGCAAGAAGCAGAAAACCTGCGGGAAGAAATTAACAACGCCAAGGGACAAAAACGGGCGAAGTTGATTAAGCGGCTGCGGGTGATTGATAACTTTATTGCCACTGGTTCTAAACCAGAGTGGATGGTGATGTCAGCAATTCCCGTCATTCCTCCAGATTTGCGCCCAATGGTGCAGTTGGATGGGGGGAGATTTGCGACCAGTGATTTAAATGATTTGTACCGGCGGGTAATTAACCGTAACAACCGGTTAGCCAGACTGCAAGAAATTTTGGCTCCTGAGATCATTGTCCGTAACGAAAAACGGATGCTGCAAGAAGCAGTGGATGCTTTAATTGACAACGGTCGGCGGGGTCGGACTGTGGTGGGGGCAAACAACCGCCCGCTGAAGTCGCTTTCAGACATTATTGAAGGTAAACAAGGAAGATTTCGCCAAAACCTGTTGGGTAAACGGGTGGACTATTCGGGACGGTCGGTGATTGTGGTGGGTCCCAAGCTGCAAATTCACCAGTGCGGACTGCCGAGAGAAATGGCGATTGAGTTGTTTCAGCCGTTTGTGATCAATCGGTTGATTCGTTCGGGGATGGTGAACAATATCAAGGCGGCGAAAAAGCTGATTTCTCGCAATGACCCCAGTGTGTGGGATGTGTTGGAAGAGGTGATTGAAGGGCATCCGGTGATGTTAAACCGAGCGCCCACACTGCACAGGCTAGGGATTCAGGCTTTTGAACCAATTTTGGTAGAGGGTAGAGCAATTCAACTTCACCCTCTGGTATGTCCTGCTTTTAACGCCGACTTTGATGGCGACCAAATGGCGGTTCACGTACCTCTATCATTGGAAAGTCAGGCAGAAGCGCGATTGTTGATGTTAGCTTCCAACAACATTCTTTCACCTGCAACGGGTAAAC
The Anabaena sphaerica FACHB-251 DNA segment above includes these coding regions:
- a CDS encoding DNA-directed RNA polymerase subunit gamma yields the protein MRSVQSNQFDYVKIGIASPERIRAWGERTLPNGQVVGEVTKPETINYRTLKPEMDGLFCERIFGPAKDWECHCGKYKRVRHRGIVCERCGVEVTESRVRRHRMGFIKLAAPVAHVWYLKGIPSYIAILLDMPLRDVEQIVYFNSYCVLAPGNADTLTYKQLLSEDQWLEIEDAIYSEDSLLVGVEVGIGAEALLRLLADINLEQEAENLREEINNAKGQKRAKLIKRLRVIDNFIATGSKPEWMVMSAIPVIPPDLRPMVQLDGGRFATSDLNDLYRRVINRNNRLARLQEILAPEIIVRNEKRMLQEAVDALIDNGRRGRTVVGANNRPLKSLSDIIEGKQGRFRQNLLGKRVDYSGRSVIVVGPKLQIHQCGLPREMAIELFQPFVINRLIRSGMVNNIKAAKKLISRNDPSVWDVLEEVIEGHPVMLNRAPTLHRLGIQAFEPILVEGRAIQLHPLVCPAFNADFDGDQMAVHVPLSLESQAEARLLMLASNNILSPATGKPIVTPSQDMVLGAYYLTAENPGATKGANGYFSSLDDVIMAYQQEQVDLHAYVYVRFDGEMETGQPDHEPLEVIENEDGTRTLLYKFRRVRQDAQGNLISQYIYTTPGRVIYNKAIQEALAS